Below is a genomic region from Constrictibacter sp. MBR-5.
CCGCGGCTACTCGAAGGGCATCGCCATCGGCAGCATCGCCGCCGGCGGCTCGCTCGGCATCCTGATCCCGCCCAGCGTCACCATGATCGTCTACGGGCTCGTGTCCAACACGTCGGTCGGCCGGCTCTATGCCGCGGGCCTCCTGCCCGGCCTGCTGCTCGCCGCCCTGTTCGTCGCCTACATCCTGATCCGCAGCCATCTGCAACCGCATCACGCACCGCTGCCACCGAACGAGCGCAAGTTCACCTGGAGCGAGCGGCTTTCCTCTCTGAAAGGACTGATCTTCCCGATCCTGCTCGTCGTCGCCGTGCTGGGCTCGATCCTCTCCGGCATCGCCAGCGTCTCCGAGGCGGCGGCCGTCGGCGCCGCCGGCAGCATCGTCGCCGCGCTGCTCAACCGCGGCTTCGTCTGGCCGATGTTTCGCGAGGCGGCGGAGCGCACGCTGCTCCTCTCCTGCCTGATCTTCTGGATCGTCATCGGCGCCAGCGCCTTCTCGACCCTCTACACCGCCATGGGCGCCTCCAGCCTGATCCAGGGCATGGTGCTGGGCTGGGAGGTCGACCGCTACGTCGTCCTCGTGATGATGATGTTCATCCTGCTGCTGCTCGGCATGGTGATCGACACGGTCGGAATCATCATGATCACCGCCCCGATCTTCGTGCCCATCGTCGTGGCGCTCGGCTTCGATCCCGTCTGGTTCGGGATCCTCTTCATCATCAACATGGAGATCGGCTTCCTGACGCCGCCGTTCGGCTACAATCTCTTCTACCTGCGGGGCGTGGCACCGCCCGAGGTCACGATGGGCGACATCTACAAGTCGGTGTTCCCCTTCGTCCTGCTGATGCTGCTCGGGCTCGGCATCTGCGTCGTGTTTCCGGAGATCATCCTCGTCCTGCCCCGCATGCTGTTCTGACGCGAAAGGAGGCAAAGACCGTGACCCTCGCGACACCGCATCCCGCGGCGACCCGGCCGGA
It encodes:
- a CDS encoding TRAP transporter large permease subunit, which translates into the protein MSPVEFTALFFGAMFLCLAAGVPIAIALGGLSSILVFFFWGPQALTMLALNAFGSTSSFEYLAIPLFVFMANVLERSGIAEDLYTTMYRFFGSVRGGLAAGTVGICTIFAAMAGVSGAATVSMGIIALPAMLSRGYSKGIAIGSIAAGGSLGILIPPSVTMIVYGLVSNTSVGRLYAAGLLPGLLLAALFVAYILIRSHLQPHHAPLPPNERKFTWSERLSSLKGLIFPILLVVAVLGSILSGIASVSEAAAVGAAGSIVAALLNRGFVWPMFREAAERTLLLSCLIFWIVIGASAFSTLYTAMGASSLIQGMVLGWEVDRYVVLVMMMFILLLLGMVIDTVGIIMITAPIFVPIVVALGFDPVWFGILFIINMEIGFLTPPFGYNLFYLRGVAPPEVTMGDIYKSVFPFVLLMLLGLGICVVFPEIILVLPRMLF